One segment of Burkholderia multivorans ATCC BAA-247 DNA contains the following:
- a CDS encoding acyl-CoA thioesterase, with translation MSHSSPVPAPLDRNETVFRFLAEPSSVNFGGKVHGGALMKWIDEVAYACAAVWSSRYCVTVSVGNIRFQRPILVGNLVELKARVVATGRTSMHIHVSVHAGDPKGGVLRQTTDCLVVFVAVDENGNPLPVPTFVPETDEQKRLAKYAMDVRAALDKIVEMKPEEVAKGEV, from the coding sequence ATGTCCCATTCGTCCCCCGTTCCGGCTCCCCTCGACCGCAACGAAACCGTATTCCGCTTCCTCGCCGAACCGTCGTCCGTGAACTTCGGCGGCAAGGTGCACGGCGGCGCGCTGATGAAATGGATCGACGAGGTCGCATATGCATGCGCGGCGGTCTGGTCGAGCCGCTACTGCGTGACGGTCAGCGTCGGCAACATCCGCTTCCAGCGTCCGATCCTCGTCGGCAACCTCGTCGAGCTGAAGGCGCGCGTCGTCGCGACCGGGCGCACCAGCATGCACATTCACGTGTCCGTGCATGCCGGCGATCCGAAGGGCGGCGTACTGCGTCAGACGACCGATTGTCTCGTCGTGTTCGTGGCCGTCGACGAGAACGGCAATCCGCTGCCGGTGCCGACGTTCGTGCCGGAAACCGACGAGCAGAAGCGGCTCGCGAAATACGCGATGGACGTGCGCGCGGCACTCGACAAGATCGTCGAGATGAAGCCGGAAGAAGTCGCGAAGGGCGAAGTGTGA
- a CDS encoding thymidylate synthase: protein MKQYLDLVRTILDTGTWQENRTGIRTISMPGAMLRFDLQQGFPAVTTKKLAFKSAIGELIGFLRASRSAADFRALGCKVWDANANENAQWLANPYRQGVDDLGDVYGVQWRQWPGYKVLDAHADAQLADAQRRGFRIVTRFDEDGAQKVLLYKAIDQLRQCLDTIMENPADRRILFHAWNPAVLDQIALPACHLLYQFLPNVAKREISLCLYIRSNDVGLGTPFNLTEGAALLSLVGRLTGYTPRWFTYFIGDAHIYENQLDMLQQQLKREPYESPRLVIADRVPEYAKTGVYEPEWLERVEPSDFSLVGYRHHEPLTAPMAV, encoded by the coding sequence ATGAAACAGTATCTCGACCTCGTTCGCACCATCCTCGACACCGGCACCTGGCAGGAGAACCGCACGGGCATCCGCACCATCAGCATGCCGGGCGCGATGTTGCGGTTCGACCTGCAGCAGGGCTTCCCGGCCGTCACGACGAAGAAACTTGCGTTCAAGTCCGCGATCGGCGAGCTGATCGGCTTTCTGCGCGCATCGCGCAGCGCGGCCGATTTCCGCGCGCTCGGCTGCAAGGTCTGGGACGCCAACGCGAACGAGAACGCGCAATGGCTCGCGAATCCGTACCGGCAGGGCGTCGACGATCTGGGCGACGTGTACGGCGTGCAGTGGCGCCAGTGGCCGGGCTACAAGGTGCTCGACGCGCACGCGGACGCGCAGCTCGCCGACGCGCAGCGCCGAGGTTTCCGGATCGTCACGCGCTTCGACGAGGATGGCGCGCAGAAGGTGCTGCTGTACAAGGCGATCGATCAGCTGCGTCAGTGTCTCGACACGATCATGGAGAATCCCGCCGATCGACGCATTCTGTTTCATGCGTGGAATCCGGCGGTCCTCGACCAGATCGCGCTGCCCGCCTGCCATCTGCTGTACCAGTTCCTGCCCAACGTCGCGAAGCGCGAAATCTCGCTGTGCCTGTATATCCGCAGCAACGACGTCGGGCTCGGCACGCCGTTCAACCTGACCGAAGGCGCGGCGCTGCTGTCGCTCGTCGGCCGGTTGACGGGCTATACGCCGCGCTGGTTCACGTACTTCATCGGCGATGCGCATATCTACGAGAACCAGCTCGACATGCTGCAGCAGCAGCTCAAGCGCGAGCCGTACGAAAGCCCGCGGCTCGTGATCGCCGATCGCGTGCCGGAATACGCGAAAACCGGCGTCTACGAGCCGGAATGGCTCGAACGCGTCGAGCCGTCGGATTTCTCGCTGGTCGGCTACCGACACCATGAGCCGCTGACCGCGCCGATGGCGGTCTGA
- a CDS encoding AraC family transcriptional regulator yields the protein MADRRLRDSARYWRTPLLPDADLVTATYRDHAFAPHWHDAYTIPVILEGAERFTYRGSGYVAEAGTIPVINPGEVHTGSRGADEGWRYRVSYVPVDFIRSLADAIVGRPQNAPWFPPDVIRDADLAARLACAHRMMEAGSTAAARARDAWAGYSEDTDVRPPHAARAYDPLAAETAMLDALSTLIVRHADTRPRPAPLAADEPRVEVMRERLAADLTATVTLDEVAQAAGLSPFHAARLFTRATGMPPHAWRNQLRLQRALAPLRAGVPVADVAAASGFVDQSHFTRHFKRMFGVPPGRWQAR from the coding sequence ATGGCCGATCGCCGCCTTCGAGACTCCGCCCGCTACTGGCGTACGCCGCTGCTGCCGGACGCCGATCTCGTCACCGCAACCTATCGCGACCATGCGTTCGCGCCGCACTGGCACGACGCCTACACGATCCCCGTCATCCTCGAAGGCGCGGAGCGCTTCACCTATCGCGGCAGCGGTTACGTCGCGGAAGCGGGCACCATCCCCGTCATCAATCCCGGCGAAGTGCATACGGGCTCGCGCGGCGCGGACGAAGGCTGGCGCTATCGCGTGAGCTACGTGCCGGTCGACTTCATCCGCTCGCTCGCCGATGCGATCGTCGGCCGCCCGCAGAACGCGCCGTGGTTCCCGCCCGACGTGATCCGCGATGCCGATCTCGCCGCGCGCCTCGCGTGCGCGCACCGGATGATGGAAGCCGGCAGCACGGCAGCCGCGCGTGCGCGCGACGCATGGGCCGGCTACAGCGAGGACACCGACGTACGGCCGCCCCACGCGGCACGCGCCTACGATCCGCTCGCCGCGGAAACGGCGATGCTCGACGCGCTGTCGACGCTGATCGTGCGGCACGCGGACACGCGGCCGCGCCCCGCCCCGCTCGCCGCCGACGAACCGCGCGTCGAGGTGATGCGCGAGCGGCTCGCGGCCGATTTGACCGCCACCGTCACGCTCGACGAGGTCGCACAGGCGGCGGGGCTGTCGCCGTTTCACGCGGCGCGCCTGTTCACGCGCGCGACCGGGATGCCGCCGCATGCGTGGCGCAACCAGCTGCGGCTGCAGCGCGCCCTCGCGCCGCTGCGCGCGGGCGTGCCGGTCGCCGACGTCGCGGCCGCCAGCGGTTTCGTCGACCAGAGCCACTTCACGCGGCATTTCAAGCGGATGTTCGGCGTGCCGCCGGGACGCTGGCAGGCGCGGTAG
- a CDS encoding AzlC family ABC transporter permease yields METPPASPTPRPAARRPLNEWLDGARDTIPMMIGAAPFGVIFGTLVSGGPLAAWHGALMSLAVFAGSAQFIALGLIAGSASFVVVLATTFIVNLRHLLYSATLAPYVAHLPLRWRATLGALMTDEVFAVAYAHYRHFPPGTIGPHYFFGSGLAMYLNWQIWTLAGIGFGAAFPGLQSLGLDFAMAATFIAIVVPQLGTLRYLAAAATAGTLAYFWQGWPYKLGLLGAVAVGVAIGVLLTLRHERAQAGTRSEAAS; encoded by the coding sequence ATGGAGACACCACCCGCATCCCCGACACCGCGCCCGGCCGCACGCCGGCCGCTCAACGAATGGCTCGACGGCGCGCGCGACACGATCCCGATGATGATCGGCGCCGCGCCGTTCGGCGTGATCTTCGGCACGCTGGTCAGCGGCGGCCCGCTCGCCGCCTGGCACGGCGCGCTGATGTCGCTCGCCGTCTTCGCCGGCTCCGCGCAGTTCATCGCGCTCGGCCTGATCGCCGGCAGCGCGAGCTTCGTCGTCGTGCTCGCGACGACGTTCATCGTGAACCTGCGCCATCTGCTCTATAGCGCGACGCTCGCGCCGTACGTCGCGCATCTGCCGCTGCGCTGGCGCGCGACGCTCGGCGCGCTGATGACCGACGAAGTGTTCGCCGTCGCGTACGCGCACTACCGGCATTTCCCGCCCGGCACGATCGGCCCCCACTACTTCTTCGGTTCCGGGCTCGCGATGTACCTGAACTGGCAGATATGGACACTCGCCGGCATCGGCTTCGGCGCCGCGTTCCCGGGCCTGCAGTCGCTCGGCCTCGACTTCGCGATGGCGGCGACCTTCATCGCGATCGTCGTCCCGCAGCTCGGCACGCTGCGCTATCTCGCGGCGGCCGCAACGGCCGGCACGCTCGCGTATTTCTGGCAAGGATGGCCGTACAAGCTCGGGCTGCTCGGCGCTGTCGCGGTCGGCGTCGCGATCGGCGTGCTGCTGACGCTGCGGCACGAGCGCGCGCAGGCCGGCACGCGCTCGGAGGCCGCATCGTGA
- a CDS encoding AzlD domain-containing protein, with product MSYALLILGMAVITYAIRTTLFLFGERLTFPPLVRTALAFVPVTVLTAIIVPMTVSPHGGAAELTWRNPQLVGALAAVLVSATTRRPLVTIAVGLAVFFVWQGVVLPHWAGA from the coding sequence GTGAGCTACGCGCTGCTGATCCTCGGGATGGCCGTCATTACCTACGCGATCCGCACGACGCTGTTCCTGTTCGGCGAACGGCTGACCTTCCCGCCGCTCGTGCGCACGGCGCTCGCCTTCGTCCCCGTCACCGTGCTGACCGCGATCATCGTGCCGATGACGGTGTCGCCGCACGGCGGCGCGGCCGAACTGACGTGGCGCAACCCGCAGCTCGTCGGTGCGCTGGCCGCGGTGCTCGTATCGGCGACCACGCGCCGCCCGCTCGTGACGATCGCGGTCGGCCTGGCCGTGTTCTTCGTCTGGCAAGGCGTCGTGCTGCCGCACTGGGCGGGTGCCTAG
- the norM gene encoding multidrug efflux MATE transporter NorM, which produces MSHSGLTRTAAAPPSLSRHAADTARLAAPLAIAQLSQMAMSVTDTVLLGSLGPDSLAAGGLGANFFFVIVTVLQGVLSSVSVSVAHARGAQADDRVPHIYWTGFVLSVLLAIPAIVALSLAEPILLMFHEPPTLAHHVGQYTGILRFAALGSLIGVGLMRAFLPAIGAARRLLWVSIGGVGVNAVLNYGLIHGAFGLPRLGFLGSAVATTITIWLTALALIWLLHGRQRFRHFVTAARPKLPVMGELIGIGWPVAITYGVESTLFLATGLTVGVLGATSLAAHQIALNVASVSFMVPLAIGQAANVRVGYWVGAGEPVAARHAGFVALGLGIAFMSLSGLVMIVAPHTIVGLYLHLDDPANAGTVALAASLLGIAAVFQIVDGMQTVASGALRGLKDTRIPMLAATFGYWGIGFPTGYWLAFHAGLGARGLWWGLAAGLASVAALMAWRFHLKSASLASAAR; this is translated from the coding sequence ATGTCGCATTCCGGTCTTACGCGGACGGCCGCCGCGCCGCCGTCCCTGTCCCGTCACGCCGCCGATACCGCGCGCCTCGCCGCGCCGCTCGCGATCGCACAGCTCTCGCAGATGGCGATGAGCGTCACCGACACGGTGCTGCTCGGCTCGCTCGGCCCCGATTCGCTCGCGGCCGGCGGCCTTGGGGCGAACTTCTTCTTCGTGATCGTCACCGTGCTGCAGGGTGTGCTGTCGTCGGTCAGCGTCAGCGTCGCGCATGCGCGCGGCGCGCAGGCCGACGATCGCGTGCCGCACATCTACTGGACCGGCTTCGTGCTGTCGGTGCTGCTCGCGATTCCGGCGATCGTCGCGCTGTCGCTCGCCGAACCGATCCTGCTGATGTTCCACGAACCGCCGACGCTCGCGCATCACGTCGGCCAGTACACGGGCATCCTGCGCTTCGCGGCGCTCGGCAGCCTGATCGGCGTCGGCCTCATGCGCGCGTTCCTGCCGGCGATCGGCGCGGCACGCCGCTTGCTGTGGGTGTCGATCGGCGGCGTCGGCGTGAACGCCGTGCTGAACTACGGGCTGATTCACGGCGCGTTCGGGCTGCCGCGGCTCGGCTTTCTGGGTTCGGCCGTCGCGACGACGATCACGATCTGGCTGACCGCGCTCGCGCTGATCTGGCTGCTGCACGGGCGCCAGCGCTTTCGCCATTTCGTGACGGCCGCGCGCCCGAAGCTGCCGGTGATGGGCGAGCTGATCGGGATCGGCTGGCCCGTCGCGATCACCTACGGGGTCGAGTCGACGCTGTTCCTCGCGACCGGGCTGACGGTCGGCGTGCTCGGCGCGACCTCGCTCGCCGCGCACCAGATCGCGCTGAACGTCGCATCGGTGTCGTTCATGGTGCCGCTCGCGATCGGCCAGGCGGCGAACGTGCGCGTCGGCTACTGGGTCGGCGCCGGCGAACCGGTCGCCGCACGCCATGCGGGCTTCGTCGCGCTCGGGCTCGGCATCGCGTTCATGTCGCTGTCCGGCCTCGTGATGATCGTCGCGCCGCACACGATCGTCGGGCTCTACCTGCATCTCGACGATCCGGCGAACGCCGGCACGGTCGCACTCGCCGCGTCGCTGCTCGGCATCGCCGCGGTATTCCAGATCGTCGACGGGATGCAGACCGTCGCGTCGGGCGCGTTGCGCGGGCTCAAGGACACGCGCATCCCGATGCTCGCGGCGACCTTCGGCTACTGGGGAATCGGCTTTCCGACCGGCTACTGGCTCGCGTTCCATGCCGGACTCGGCGCGCGCGGCCTGTGGTGGGGGCTCGCGGCCGGCCTCGCGAGCGTCGCCGCGCTGATGGCGTGGCGCTTCCATCTGAAGAGCGCGTCGTTGGCGAGCGCCGCGCGCTGA
- a CDS encoding ArsR/SmtB family transcription factor, producing the protein MSDHDDHHFPGLNRIGALLADPGRAAMLWALMDGSARPAGELTMIAGLSPSAASAHLARLTEGGLLALEVRGRHRYFRLASADIAASLEALANVARAAAPHRPVPPPSRTVPAELRYARTCYDHMAGELAVRIFDSLNARGWLHANGDAIETTELGAQALARWGIDVAQQRARRRRFACECLDWSERRAHLGGALGAAMLDSFCAHGWVERTSRPRVLRVTVPGQQALDAWLTTG; encoded by the coding sequence ATGAGCGACCACGACGATCACCACTTTCCGGGCCTGAACCGCATCGGCGCGCTACTGGCCGACCCGGGCCGCGCGGCGATGCTGTGGGCGCTGATGGACGGCAGCGCGCGCCCGGCCGGGGAGCTGACGATGATCGCGGGGCTGTCGCCGTCCGCGGCGAGTGCGCACCTCGCGCGGCTGACCGAAGGCGGGCTGCTCGCCCTCGAGGTGCGCGGCCGGCACCGCTACTTCCGGCTGGCGTCGGCCGACATCGCCGCATCGCTCGAAGCGCTCGCGAACGTCGCGCGCGCGGCCGCGCCGCACCGGCCGGTGCCGCCGCCCTCGCGCACGGTGCCGGCCGAGCTGCGCTACGCGCGCACCTGCTACGACCACATGGCGGGCGAACTCGCAGTGCGCATCTTCGACAGTCTGAACGCGCGCGGCTGGCTGCACGCGAACGGCGATGCGATCGAGACGACCGAACTCGGCGCGCAAGCGCTCGCGCGCTGGGGCATCGACGTCGCGCAGCAGCGCGCGCGGCGGCGCCGCTTCGCGTGCGAGTGCCTGGACTGGAGCGAGCGCCGCGCGCATCTGGGCGGCGCGCTCGGCGCCGCGATGCTCGACAGCTTCTGCGCGCACGGCTGGGTCGAGCGCACGTCGCGCCCGCGCGTGCTGCGCGTGACGGTGCCCGGACAGCAGGCGCTCGACGCCTGGCTGACGACCGGCTGA
- a CDS encoding DUF4088 family protein, which produces MGQITLSLKDDTVASLRKDYDAFLRVSLKLDPHFATPSFEDFLRAKLLDNMTPLTEHAVQRMLEGGQYAWAKRTLDKEFPDVVAILMRQAGEYGFGFASRAEWTPDELAKACRDWAKAIVAEAQADASMVDPLAAQIKGAVHDIRTLEEMMQTPAWRLAESLRQRIYEAKLACEMSVGSAARDKLGELRGLLRLGLSHGSFQKQEAQQIMEYLRLLKPEIFVDEPYDIFARLAAWLRSVFTPAAARPAPGPEHGQRRP; this is translated from the coding sequence ATGGGCCAGATCACCCTTTCCCTGAAGGACGACACCGTCGCGTCGCTGCGCAAGGACTACGATGCGTTCCTGCGCGTATCGCTGAAACTCGACCCGCATTTCGCGACACCGTCGTTCGAGGACTTCCTGCGCGCAAAGCTGCTCGACAACATGACGCCGCTCACCGAGCACGCGGTGCAGCGCATGCTCGAAGGCGGCCAGTACGCCTGGGCAAAGCGCACGCTCGACAAGGAATTTCCGGATGTCGTCGCGATCCTGATGCGGCAGGCCGGCGAATACGGTTTCGGGTTCGCATCGCGCGCCGAATGGACGCCGGACGAACTCGCGAAGGCCTGCCGCGACTGGGCGAAGGCGATCGTCGCGGAAGCGCAGGCCGACGCGTCGATGGTCGACCCGCTCGCCGCGCAGATCAAGGGCGCGGTGCACGACATCCGCACGCTCGAGGAGATGATGCAGACGCCCGCCTGGCGGCTCGCGGAATCGCTGCGCCAGCGGATCTACGAAGCGAAGCTCGCGTGCGAGATGAGCGTCGGCAGCGCCGCGCGCGACAAGCTCGGCGAACTGCGCGGGCTGTTGCGGCTCGGCCTCTCGCACGGTTCGTTCCAGAAGCAGGAAGCGCAGCAGATCATGGAATACCTGCGGCTGCTGAAACCGGAAATCTTCGTCGACGAGCCGTACGACATCTTCGCGCGGCTCGCCGCGTGGCTGCGCAGCGTGTTCACGCCGGCCGCCGCGCGGCCCGCGCCAGGGCCGGAGCACGGCCAGCGCCGGCCCTGA
- a CDS encoding RNA-binding S4 domain-containing protein, which produces MPNLDFTLTGDYVELHNLLKITGLADSGGTAKMIVASGAVKVDGAVELRKTCKIRAGQVVLFGDTRIAVHGGA; this is translated from the coding sequence ATGCCCAATCTGGATTTCACGCTGACCGGCGACTACGTCGAGCTGCACAACCTTCTGAAGATCACAGGCCTCGCCGACAGCGGCGGCACCGCGAAGATGATCGTCGCGTCCGGCGCGGTGAAAGTCGACGGCGCGGTCGAGCTGCGCAAGACCTGCAAGATTCGGGCTGGCCAGGTCGTGCTGTTCGGCGATACGCGCATCGCCGTGCACGGCGGCGCGTAG
- a CDS encoding DUF6600 domain-containing protein, protein MAFLFARKRTTRVTLFAVAALAAVPPVFAQTAAPAPYAAAAQPSAGDPPGRVARLNYLSGAVTTEPAGTDAWSYAAVNRPLTTGDQLWNDAGARSELHIGSTAVRLGASTSLSVLNLDDSTTQLKVGLGTLSTHVRALPAGTSYEIDTPNLALGITAPGDYRVDVAPDGASTTVTVRSGSATVYGSNGQYPLSAGQQAVFTGTDLQIAQQSAAPPPDALDRWAAGRDAAEDRSVSARYVSRDIPGYQDLDANGTWRDTPAYGPVWVPNDTPADWAPYHDGHWIWQAPWGWTWVDDAPWGFAPYHYGRWAYVDDRWAWVPGPTAVSAPPAYAPALVAFVGGGDGPDWSVALTVGGVAAAGCAWFALGPGEPWHPAWGGWSPHYYERVNRITVNNTVNVTNVHNTYVNFGAPHAIAAVPATAFVHGQPVARFAQHVDPRQWRNAHVVPGTPGIAPVRQSFTGGLRTASYRPPAAIGQHPFVATRNPAVPAAYRDQAAAHLVRKGEHVPGAGTPIAKTSVPPDYAARPVRVPGAAHTGAWAMRNVQLVNPHGPIVHPAPRNATAAPGAAAPMPAQAGRPGVPGAVAFVGPHGPNGARPAVEGHAMPPAANGDAAHAPGSAQARAAFAGAGAVPHPPATAAGVADAAHGGQPAAARPEPAWMQPHTPLVRQRPTPAPAATAALPGAGGHAAPPLHGVAQPAQAQHAPDARQAPEQSNARREAPRTSAQPPLQTAQIPQPRPDFREPARHAQPQPQPERAVPAPRPQREFAQPAPRHDAAPPRANEFRPPAVAREMPRPQPPAPRMESHPSMPAPHVEQRAPMPAPHIEPRPQPAPHAEAPHPANPPHDDERRRH, encoded by the coding sequence ATGGCTTTTCTGTTCGCGCGCAAGCGCACCACGCGCGTCACGCTGTTCGCCGTCGCGGCGCTCGCCGCGGTGCCGCCCGTTTTCGCGCAAACGGCCGCACCCGCACCGTATGCGGCGGCTGCGCAGCCGTCCGCCGGCGACCCGCCCGGTCGCGTCGCGCGGCTGAACTACCTGTCCGGCGCGGTGACGACCGAGCCGGCCGGCACCGACGCATGGTCGTATGCCGCGGTGAACCGGCCGCTCACGACCGGCGATCAGCTCTGGAACGACGCCGGCGCCCGCTCGGAACTGCACATCGGCTCGACCGCGGTGCGCCTCGGCGCCTCGACGAGCCTGTCGGTGCTGAACCTCGACGATTCGACGACGCAGCTGAAAGTCGGCCTCGGCACGCTCTCGACGCACGTGCGCGCGCTACCGGCCGGCACGTCGTACGAAATCGATACGCCGAACCTCGCGCTCGGCATTACGGCGCCGGGCGATTATCGCGTCGACGTCGCGCCCGATGGCGCAAGCACGACGGTCACCGTGCGCAGCGGCAGCGCGACGGTCTACGGCAGCAACGGCCAATATCCGCTCTCCGCCGGGCAACAGGCCGTGTTTACCGGCACCGACCTGCAGATCGCGCAGCAGTCGGCCGCGCCGCCGCCCGACGCGCTCGACCGGTGGGCCGCGGGACGCGACGCGGCCGAGGACCGGTCGGTGTCGGCCCGCTACGTGTCCCGCGACATCCCCGGCTATCAGGACCTCGACGCGAACGGCACGTGGCGCGACACGCCGGCGTACGGCCCCGTCTGGGTGCCGAACGACACGCCGGCCGACTGGGCGCCGTATCACGACGGCCACTGGATCTGGCAGGCGCCCTGGGGCTGGACCTGGGTCGACGACGCGCCATGGGGCTTCGCGCCCTATCACTACGGTCGCTGGGCCTACGTCGACGATCGCTGGGCGTGGGTGCCGGGGCCGACGGCCGTCAGCGCGCCGCCCGCCTATGCGCCGGCGCTCGTCGCGTTCGTCGGCGGCGGCGACGGGCCCGACTGGAGCGTCGCGCTGACGGTCGGCGGCGTCGCCGCGGCCGGCTGCGCGTGGTTCGCGCTCGGACCGGGCGAGCCGTGGCATCCGGCCTGGGGCGGATGGAGTCCGCACTACTACGAACGCGTGAACCGGATTACCGTGAACAACACCGTGAACGTGACGAACGTGCACAACACGTACGTGAATTTCGGCGCGCCGCATGCGATCGCGGCCGTGCCCGCGACCGCGTTCGTGCACGGCCAGCCGGTCGCGCGCTTTGCGCAGCACGTCGATCCGCGGCAATGGCGCAACGCGCACGTGGTGCCGGGCACGCCGGGCATTGCGCCGGTGCGGCAAAGCTTCACGGGCGGCCTGCGTACCGCGAGCTATCGGCCGCCCGCCGCGATCGGCCAGCATCCGTTCGTCGCCACGCGCAATCCGGCCGTACCGGCCGCGTATCGCGATCAGGCGGCCGCGCATCTGGTGCGCAAGGGCGAACACGTGCCGGGCGCCGGCACGCCGATCGCGAAGACGAGCGTGCCGCCCGATTACGCGGCGCGGCCCGTGCGCGTGCCGGGCGCCGCGCACACGGGCGCATGGGCGATGCGCAACGTGCAGCTCGTGAATCCGCACGGTCCGATCGTGCATCCGGCGCCGCGCAACGCGACGGCAGCGCCGGGCGCCGCGGCGCCGATGCCGGCTCAGGCGGGACGACCCGGTGTGCCGGGCGCCGTTGCATTCGTGGGACCGCATGGGCCGAACGGCGCGAGACCGGCGGTCGAGGGACACGCCATGCCGCCTGCCGCGAACGGCGACGCCGCGCACGCGCCCGGCAGCGCGCAGGCGCGCGCAGCGTTCGCCGGCGCAGGAGCAGTCCCGCATCCGCCCGCGACAGCGGCGGGCGTGGCCGATGCCGCGCATGGCGGACAGCCCGCCGCTGCCCGGCCGGAGCCTGCGTGGATGCAGCCGCATACGCCGCTCGTGCGTCAGCGCCCGACTCCGGCGCCGGCCGCTACGGCTGCGCTGCCGGGCGCGGGCGGGCACGCGGCGCCGCCTTTACACGGCGTCGCACAGCCGGCTCAGGCGCAGCATGCGCCCGACGCCCGACAGGCTCCGGAGCAATCGAACGCGCGGCGCGAAGCCCCGCGCACGTCCGCGCAACCGCCGCTTCAAACGGCGCAGATCCCGCAACCGCGCCCCGACTTCCGCGAACCGGCCCGTCACGCTCAACCCCAGCCGCAGCCGGAACGCGCGGTGCCGGCCCCGCGACCGCAGCGCGAATTCGCGCAACCGGCGCCGCGCCACGACGCCGCCCCGCCGCGCGCGAACGAATTCCGGCCGCCCGCGGTGGCGCGCGAAATGCCGCGCCCGCAGCCGCCGGCACCGCGCATGGAATCGCATCCGTCGATGCCTGCACCGCATGTCGAACAGCGCGCGCCGATGCCCGCACCGCATATCGAGCCGCGTCCGCAGCCGGCGCCGCACGCGGAGGCGCCGCATCCCGCCAACCCACCGCACGACGACGAACGGCGCCGACACTGA
- the fumC gene encoding class II fumarate hydratase: MNEAVRMERDTFGEIAVPADRLWGAQTERSLQNFRISTEKQSPELIHALAIVKRAAAAVNQSLGVLADDKAQAIIAAADEIIAGKHAREFPLAVWQTGSGTQTNMNLNEVIANRASELMGGERGEARKVHPNDDVNRGQSSNDVFPTAMHVAAAYAIVNHLLPALRTLRATLDAKSKAFADIVKIGRTHLQDATPLTLGQEFSGYVAQLDQGIRHVESALPHLYELALGGTAVGTGLNAHPEFAARVAGEIGRLTKLPFVTAPNKFEVMAAADALVFAHGALKTVAAGLMKIANDVRWLASGPRCGLGELSIPENEPGSSIMPGKVNPTQSEAVTMLCCQVFGNDVAVNVGGASGNFELNVFRPMIAHNVLQSVRLLADGAQSFNDHCAVGIEPNRARIDLLLNESLMLVTALNPHIGYDKAAQIAKKAHKEGTTLKAAALALGYLTEAEFDEWVRPEQMVGTR; the protein is encoded by the coding sequence ATGAACGAAGCAGTCCGGATGGAACGCGACACGTTCGGCGAGATCGCCGTCCCGGCCGACCGGCTCTGGGGCGCGCAAACCGAGCGCTCGCTGCAGAATTTCCGGATCTCGACGGAAAAACAGTCGCCCGAGCTGATCCATGCGCTGGCGATCGTCAAGCGCGCGGCGGCGGCCGTGAACCAGTCGCTCGGCGTGCTCGCCGACGACAAAGCGCAGGCGATCATTGCCGCGGCCGACGAGATCATCGCCGGCAAGCATGCGCGCGAATTCCCGCTCGCGGTCTGGCAGACGGGCTCCGGCACGCAGACCAACATGAACCTGAACGAAGTGATCGCGAACCGCGCGAGCGAGCTGATGGGCGGCGAGCGCGGCGAAGCGCGCAAGGTTCATCCGAACGACGACGTGAACCGCGGCCAGTCGTCGAACGACGTGTTCCCGACCGCGATGCACGTCGCGGCCGCGTACGCGATCGTCAATCATCTGCTGCCCGCGCTGCGCACGCTGCGCGCGACGCTCGACGCGAAGTCGAAGGCGTTCGCCGACATCGTGAAGATCGGCCGCACGCACCTGCAGGACGCGACGCCGCTCACGCTCGGCCAGGAGTTCTCAGGCTACGTTGCGCAGCTCGACCAGGGCATCCGGCATGTCGAATCGGCGCTGCCGCATCTTTACGAGCTCGCGCTCGGCGGCACCGCGGTCGGCACCGGGCTGAACGCGCATCCGGAATTCGCGGCGCGCGTGGCCGGCGAGATCGGCCGCCTGACGAAGCTGCCGTTCGTCACGGCGCCGAACAAGTTCGAGGTGATGGCGGCCGCCGACGCGCTGGTGTTCGCGCACGGCGCGCTGAAGACCGTCGCGGCGGGCCTGATGAAGATCGCGAACGACGTGCGCTGGCTCGCGAGCGGCCCGCGCTGCGGGCTCGGCGAGTTGTCGATCCCCGAAAACGAGCCCGGCAGCTCGATCATGCCGGGCAAGGTCAATCCGACGCAGTCGGAAGCCGTCACGATGCTGTGCTGCCAGGTGTTCGGCAACGACGTCGCGGTGAACGTCGGCGGCGCAAGCGGCAATTTCGAGCTGAACGTGTTCCGGCCGATGATCGCGCACAACGTGCTGCAGTCGGTCCGGCTGCTCGCGGACGGCGCGCAGAGCTTCAACGATCACTGCGCGGTGGGCATCGAGCCGAACCGCGCGCGCATCGATTTGCTGCTGAACGAATCGCTGATGCTCGTGACCGCGCTCAATCCGCATATCGGCTACGACAAGGCCGCGCAGATCGCGAAAAAGGCGCACAAGGAAGGCACGACGCTGAAGGCCGCCGCGCTGGCGCTCGGTTATCTGACCGAGGCGGAATTCGACGAGTGGGTCAGGCCGGAGCAGATGGTCGGCACACGCTGA